A genomic stretch from Oleomonas cavernae includes:
- a CDS encoding ATP-binding cassette domain-containing protein yields the protein MLRLIAGFEQPTEGEILLDGEQIEHLPPFQRPVNTVFQSYALFPHMTVGQNIAFGLEMQRVPRDEIKKRVAEMLGLVKLVGFEHRKADQMSGGQQQRVALARALANRPKVLLLDEPLSALDLKLRKEMQIELKRLQTETGITFVFVTHDQEEALTMSDRIAVMSAGKVLQVGTPREIYETPEHRFVADFIGETDFINATVEANDAGVARFRLTSGAVIAGTAPVEVPPGTAIVVSTRPERLSFDALPGMRSWKARSKRWSISAPTRPSTWCWTTAAAASGCASRTCPVRPSPMPRATGSRWRCPPPRSGPSRIERAGAGTMIGYFRRSPAARRAALITPGAGLIFVFMVLPLGLMLIYSFLERATYGGVIWTLSFDSYIQFLFDHDLDDSLIFNDAYLQIYGRSFFLAGVTTAICLLIGFPTALYMAQQEKSRRDLLVFLVTIPFWTNLLVRTYAWILLLRREGLVDSALQGIGLTDGPLGLLYTDTANLIGLVYSFLPFMVLPIYSSLEKLDFRLVEAAYDLGANKLTALRRIVIPLSMPGIAAGSILVLVPCLGAYVTPEVLGGGKALMIGNLIQQQFGASQNWPFGAALSFALLAIVMLALMAYSLRYGRAAVTEGR from the coding sequence CTGCTGCGCCTGATCGCCGGCTTCGAACAGCCGACCGAGGGCGAGATCCTGCTCGACGGCGAGCAGATCGAGCACCTGCCGCCGTTCCAGCGCCCCGTGAACACCGTCTTCCAATCCTATGCCCTGTTCCCGCACATGACCGTGGGCCAGAACATCGCCTTCGGCCTGGAAATGCAGCGTGTCCCGCGCGACGAGATCAAGAAGCGCGTCGCCGAAATGCTGGGCCTGGTCAAGCTGGTCGGCTTCGAGCACCGCAAGGCCGACCAGATGTCGGGCGGGCAGCAGCAGCGCGTGGCCCTGGCCCGCGCATTGGCCAACCGGCCCAAGGTGCTGCTGCTCGACGAACCGCTCTCCGCGCTCGACTTGAAGCTGCGCAAGGAAATGCAGATCGAGCTCAAGCGCCTGCAGACCGAGACCGGCATCACCTTCGTCTTCGTCACCCACGACCAGGAAGAAGCCCTGACCATGTCGGACCGCATCGCGGTCATGTCGGCGGGCAAGGTGCTGCAGGTCGGCACCCCGCGCGAAATCTACGAGACGCCCGAACACCGCTTCGTCGCCGACTTCATCGGCGAGACCGACTTCATCAATGCGACGGTCGAGGCCAATGACGCGGGCGTCGCCCGCTTCCGCCTGACCTCGGGTGCCGTCATCGCCGGCACGGCGCCGGTGGAGGTGCCGCCCGGCACGGCCATCGTCGTCTCGACCAGGCCCGAGCGCCTGTCCTTCGATGCCCTGCCGGGGATGCGATCCTGGAAGGCACGATCGAAACGGTGGTCTATTTCGGCACCGACACGACCTTCCACGTGGTGCTGGACGACGGCGGCGGCCGCATCCGGGTGCGCGAGCAGAACCTGCCCGGTGCGCCCTTCGCCCATGCCCAGGGCGACCGGGTCAAGGTGGCGGTGCCCGCCGCCGCGATCCGGGCCTTCACGGATTGAGCGGGCGGGGGCGGGGACGATGATCGGATACTTCCGCCGCTCTCCGGCCGCCAGGCGGGCGGCACTGATCACCCCCGGGGCGGGCCTGATCTTCGTCTTCATGGTCCTGCCGCTAGGCCTGATGCTGATCTACTCGTTTCTGGAACGGGCAACCTATGGCGGCGTGATCTGGACCCTGTCCTTCGACAGCTACATCCAGTTCCTGTTCGACCACGACCTCGACGACAGCCTGATCTTCAACGATGCCTATCTGCAGATCTATGGCCGCTCGTTCTTCCTGGCCGGGGTGACCACGGCGATCTGCCTCCTGATCGGCTTTCCCACCGCGCTCTACATGGCGCAGCAGGAGAAATCGCGGCGCGACCTGCTGGTGTTCCTGGTCACCATCCCGTTCTGGACCAACCTGCTGGTCCGCACCTATGCCTGGATCCTGCTGCTGCGGCGCGAGGGGCTGGTCGACAGTGCCCTGCAGGGCATCGGCCTCACCGATGGGCCGCTGGGCCTGCTCTATACCGACACCGCCAACCTGATCGGACTGGTCTATTCCTTCCTGCCCTTCATGGTGCTGCCGATTTATTCGAGCCTGGAGAAACTGGATTTCCGCCTGGTCGAGGCCGCCTACGACCTGGGCGCCAACAAGTTGACCGCCCTGCGCCGGATCGTCATTCCCCTGTCCATGCCGGGGATCGCGGCGGGCTCGATCCTGGTGCTGGTGCCCTGCCTGGGTGCCTATGTGACGCCCGAGGTGCTGGGCGGCGGCAAGGCCTTGATGATCGGCAACCTGATCCAGCAGCAGTTCGGCGCCTCGCAGAACTGGCCCTTCGGCGCCGCCCTGTCGTTTGCGCTGCTGGCGATCGTGATGCTGGCGCTGATGGCCTATTCCCTGCGCTATGGCCGCGCCGCCGTGACGGAGGGCCGCTGA
- a CDS encoding DUF1302 domain-containing protein, giving the protein MKIRLPAVQRRGRRGRLSASHASVIVLSAALLGGTAAAYDFEMGEEVTGSIVTTLSVGLQVRMADRDPRNVGFYNGGRATAADADDGDLNYDKYDLTSQVTSVSSELRLKWRNYFATVSGTAFFDSIAARNDLAENGPEERPYNGRYSPTGKDEAEWDAEFREYYVGGNFTVFDRNLAVKVGSQILNWGEALFTLNGISVINGLDVIKILTPGAELKDALIPVPMLKLDYEVAEGLTAEAFVGFGFEPARLPACGAFMSFNDNVCEGSTGTSVYTDFGDRRAYTVGRDNFADYNNPAPPYGTGPQAISVGIPLEELDDPATTDWGASLRYFSPDLNNTEFQFYYVKYRSRLPSAYFKAPEHYAEGTGQSNFLQASQSVLGTALAQLGLEGQQQVMAALEALAPGFQSSGDLLTDLLSPALAPVTAQLFDPSLGTLPRSVVFENMDHSKIYQYYPDDIQMLGFAFSTTENYSGIAINGEISFKHDVPVLIAAPIFFGLALDQLGGVPIDQGTAQAQLPLGPLSLNNFGVAPYIEGPDPYKFDDQFIPGRIIRADERHDVWQAALRFTKIFGGTDLITMLSGATQVIGLIEFGGLHVDLNDGTPYAAYGQNGFSGFYSRPVLVAGQQVSPAVPATALGPPFNPTGRLPTEWSGGVQGIFFFDYPDLIDGVKLTPSFAFSHGLVGITPAPLPGFTKGMTSILVGLKAEFSQRFSVSASYFKSFGAGGGPGGSRNPFIDRDFVGVAATYQF; this is encoded by the coding sequence ATGAAGATCAGGTTGCCCGCTGTTCAGCGGCGTGGCCGGCGTGGGCGGCTGTCCGCGTCGCACGCCTCGGTCATCGTTCTTTCCGCCGCCCTGCTGGGCGGGACCGCCGCCGCCTATGATTTCGAGATGGGCGAGGAAGTCACCGGGTCGATCGTCACCACGCTGTCGGTCGGCTTGCAGGTGCGCATGGCCGATCGCGACCCGCGCAACGTCGGCTTCTACAACGGCGGCAGGGCGACGGCGGCGGATGCCGACGACGGCGACCTGAACTACGACAAGTACGATCTGACGTCACAGGTTACATCGGTCAGTTCCGAGCTGCGCCTGAAGTGGCGCAACTACTTCGCCACGGTCAGCGGCACGGCCTTCTTCGACTCGATCGCCGCCCGCAACGACCTGGCGGAAAACGGCCCCGAGGAACGCCCCTACAATGGCCGCTACTCGCCGACCGGCAAGGACGAGGCGGAATGGGATGCCGAGTTCCGCGAATACTACGTGGGTGGCAACTTCACCGTCTTCGACCGCAATCTCGCGGTGAAGGTGGGCAGCCAGATCCTGAACTGGGGCGAGGCGCTGTTCACCCTGAACGGCATCTCGGTGATCAATGGCCTGGACGTGATCAAGATCCTCACCCCCGGCGCCGAGCTGAAGGATGCACTGATCCCGGTGCCGATGCTCAAGCTGGACTATGAAGTCGCCGAAGGCCTCACCGCCGAGGCCTTCGTCGGCTTCGGCTTCGAGCCGGCGCGCCTGCCGGCCTGCGGCGCCTTCATGAGCTTCAACGACAATGTCTGCGAAGGCTCGACCGGCACCTCGGTCTATACCGATTTCGGCGACCGCCGCGCCTACACCGTGGGGCGCGATAACTTTGCCGATTACAACAATCCGGCCCCGCCCTACGGCACCGGGCCGCAGGCGATCTCGGTGGGGATTCCCCTGGAGGAGCTGGACGATCCCGCGACCACCGACTGGGGCGCCTCGCTGCGCTATTTCTCGCCCGACCTCAACAATACCGAGTTCCAGTTCTACTACGTCAAGTATCGCAGCCGGCTGCCCTCGGCCTATTTCAAGGCGCCGGAGCACTATGCCGAGGGTACCGGCCAGAGCAATTTTCTCCAGGCATCGCAGAGCGTGCTGGGCACGGCGCTCGCCCAACTGGGCCTGGAAGGGCAGCAGCAGGTGATGGCCGCGCTGGAAGCCCTGGCACCCGGTTTCCAGTCCAGCGGCGACCTGCTGACCGACCTGCTCAGCCCGGCGCTGGCGCCGGTCACCGCCCAGCTTTTCGATCCGTCGCTGGGCACGCTGCCGCGCAGCGTCGTGTTCGAGAACATGGACCACAGCAAGATCTATCAATACTACCCCGACGATATACAGATGCTGGGCTTTGCCTTCAGCACCACCGAGAATTACAGCGGCATCGCCATCAACGGCGAGATCTCGTTCAAGCACGATGTGCCGGTGCTGATCGCCGCGCCGATCTTCTTCGGCCTGGCGCTGGACCAGTTGGGCGGCGTGCCGATCGACCAGGGCACGGCCCAGGCGCAATTGCCGCTGGGGCCGCTGTCCTTGAACAATTTCGGCGTGGCGCCCTATATCGAAGGGCCGGACCCTTACAAGTTCGACGACCAGTTCATTCCCGGGCGCATCATCCGTGCCGACGAGCGTCACGACGTCTGGCAGGCGGCGCTGCGCTTCACCAAGATCTTCGGCGGCACCGATCTGATTACGATGCTCAGCGGGGCGACCCAGGTCATCGGCCTGATCGAGTTCGGCGGGCTGCATGTCGACCTGAACGACGGCACGCCCTATGCGGCCTATGGCCAGAACGGCTTCTCGGGCTTCTACAGCCGGCCGGTGCTGGTCGCCGGGCAACAGGTCTCGCCGGCGGTGCCGGCAACCGCGCTGGGCCCGCCGTTCAATCCCACCGGCCGCCTGCCCACCGAGTGGTCGGGCGGGGTCCAGGGCATCTTCTTCTTCGACTATCCCGACCTGATCGACGGGGTGAAGCTGACGCCGTCCTTCGCCTTTTCCCACGGCCTGGTCGGCATCACGCCGGCGCCCCTGCCGGGCTTCACCAAGGGCATGACCTCGATCCTGGTGGGCCTCAAGGCGGAGTTTTCGCAACGGTTCTCGGTTAGCGCCAGCTACTTCAAATCGTTCGGCGCGGGCGGCGGTCCCGGCGGCTCGCGCAATCCCTTCATCGACCGCGACTTCGTCGGTGTCGCGGCAACCTATCAGTTCTAG
- a CDS encoding extracellular solute-binding protein, protein MTLSLLKRIAGPALIAAMAVAAPLAAQAKELVLYNWTDYIPPDLLKRFTAETGIAVTLDQYDSNETLLAKLKAGGTGYDVIVPSDYMIKIMIDEKLLQEIDTPSMPNFKYVEGPLKTPYYDPGRKYSSPYMYGTTSFAYDTAAAPKLEDSWKEFFEPREELRGKIGAMNDMVEMINNASRYVGVPLCSENPAEMKKVQELLLKQKPFVALYNSDGIIERMTAKEVVLHMQWNGGAHRVKADLPTVTYVYPKEGMSLWADNLAIPVGAKNVEEAKIFINWMLEPKNIAEASNFTGYMSPITASSEFLEPTMKTDPAVVPPEGADKLFVMAAPCSAKAKELMDKVWTNVKK, encoded by the coding sequence ATGACGCTAAGCTTGTTGAAACGCATCGCCGGCCCCGCGCTGATCGCGGCCATGGCCGTCGCGGCCCCGCTCGCCGCCCAGGCCAAGGAACTCGTGCTCTACAACTGGACGGATTACATCCCGCCCGACCTGCTCAAGCGCTTCACCGCCGAGACGGGCATCGCCGTCACCCTTGACCAGTACGATTCGAACGAAACCCTGCTGGCCAAGCTGAAGGCCGGCGGCACCGGCTACGACGTGATCGTGCCGTCGGACTACATGATCAAGATCATGATCGACGAGAAGCTGCTGCAGGAAATCGACACCCCGTCGATGCCCAACTTCAAATATGTCGAAGGGCCGCTGAAGACCCCCTATTACGATCCGGGGCGCAAGTATTCCTCGCCCTACATGTACGGCACCACGTCCTTTGCCTATGACACGGCGGCGGCGCCCAAGCTCGAGGATAGCTGGAAGGAATTCTTCGAGCCGCGGGAGGAGTTGCGCGGCAAGATCGGCGCCATGAACGACATGGTCGAGATGATCAACAATGCCTCGCGCTATGTCGGCGTGCCGCTGTGCAGCGAGAACCCGGCCGAGATGAAGAAGGTGCAGGAACTGCTCTTGAAGCAGAAGCCCTTCGTCGCCCTCTATAATTCCGATGGCATCATCGAGCGCATGACCGCCAAGGAAGTGGTGCTGCACATGCAGTGGAACGGCGGCGCCCACCGGGTGAAGGCCGACCTGCCCACCGTCACCTATGTCTACCCCAAGGAAGGCATGAGCCTGTGGGCCGACAACCTGGCGATCCCGGTCGGCGCCAAGAATGTCGAGGAAGCCAAGATCTTCATCAACTGGATGCTGGAGCCCAAGAACATCGCCGAGGCCTCCAACTTCACCGGTTACATGAGCCCGATCACCGCCTCGTCGGAGTTCCTCGAGCCGACGATGAAGACCGATCCGGCGGTGGTGCCGCCCGAAGGCGCCGACAAGCTCTTCGTCATGGCGGCGCCCTGCAGTGCCAAGGCCAAGGAACTGATGGACAAGGTCTGGACCAACGTGAAGAAGTAA
- a CDS encoding nitrilase-related carbon-nitrogen hydrolase, with product MAVTDTLTIALWATNLEPALASLDDWVAGVETMLVRAAGDGAALLVMPEYACAQWLGFAPALAAAAEIPWLAAQEAAAIALLKPLVARHGVALVAGTIPHDGGDGRYTNRAHILHPDGRHITQDKLALTPGERDPAAWCLAPGAALKVQRIGPWRFAVVICLDIELPALSSRLAILDLDFVVVPSMTRLASGNARVFGCAKARAVELMTVVAAVGCIGERPTGGLPHANTSGAAIYLPCEEALGYLGLGPATRIGDKADGLGPYLLCQDLPLGFVRGLRRAGAEVWPGAWNAAHLVIEDLP from the coding sequence ATGGCTGTGACCGATACGCTGACCATCGCCCTGTGGGCGACCAATCTGGAACCGGCGCTGGCCTCGCTCGACGACTGGGTGGCGGGTGTCGAGACCATGCTGGTACGGGCGGCGGGCGACGGTGCTGCCCTGCTGGTCATGCCCGAATATGCCTGCGCCCAATGGCTGGGCTTTGCCCCTGCCCTGGCGGCTGCCGCTGAAATTCCGTGGCTGGCGGCGCAGGAGGCGGCGGCGATTGCCCTGCTGAAGCCCCTGGTGGCGCGCCATGGCGTCGCCCTGGTCGCGGGTACGATCCCCCATGACGGCGGCGATGGGCGCTACACCAACCGCGCCCATATCCTCCATCCCGACGGCCGCCACATCACCCAGGACAAGCTGGCGCTGACGCCCGGCGAACGTGATCCCGCCGCCTGGTGCCTCGCCCCCGGCGCGGCGCTTAAGGTGCAGCGGATCGGGCCGTGGCGCTTTGCCGTGGTGATCTGCCTCGACATCGAGTTGCCGGCCCTGTCCAGCCGGCTGGCGATCCTCGACCTCGATTTCGTCGTGGTGCCGTCGATGACCCGGCTTGCCTCGGGCAATGCCCGGGTCTTCGGCTGCGCCAAGGCGCGGGCGGTCGAATTGATGACCGTGGTTGCCGCCGTCGGCTGCATCGGCGAGCGGCCCACCGGCGGCCTGCCCCATGCCAACACTTCGGGTGCCGCGATCTACCTGCCCTGCGAGGAAGCGCTGGGTTACCTGGGCCTCGGCCCGGCCACGCGGATCGGCGACAAGGCCGACGGATTGGGCCCCTATCTTCTCTGCCAGGATCTGCCGCTGGGCTTTGTGCGCGGCTTGCGCCGGGCCGGGGCCGAGGTCTGGCCCGGCGCCTGGAACGCGGCGCATCTTGTCATCGAGGACTTGCCATGA
- the fabG gene encoding 3-oxoacyl-ACP reductase FabG: MFNSLAGRSVIVTGGSKGIGKGIAARFAAVGAKVLVVSRKLGEAQAAAKAIGGTAQGFAADLSTPEGADAMAAAAIAAHGGIDILCANAGIFPAAKLGVMTAADFDHVIGTNLRSTFLCVSACLPALKAAGKGRIVVTSSITGPITGYPGWSHYGASKAGQLGFVRTAAIELAPYGITINAVMPGNIKTEGLDGLGPDYFAKMEASIPMRRLGGVEDIANAALFFATDEAGYITGQNLVIDGGQVLPESMMALDEMDAV; this comes from the coding sequence ATGTTCAATTCACTCGCCGGCCGCAGCGTCATCGTCACCGGGGGCAGCAAGGGCATCGGGAAGGGTATTGCCGCGCGCTTTGCCGCCGTCGGCGCCAAGGTGCTGGTGGTCTCGCGCAAGCTGGGCGAGGCGCAGGCGGCCGCCAAGGCGATCGGCGGGACAGCCCAGGGCTTCGCTGCCGACCTGTCGACGCCTGAAGGCGCCGATGCCATGGCGGCGGCGGCGATCGCCGCCCATGGCGGCATCGACATCCTGTGCGCCAATGCCGGCATCTTCCCGGCGGCCAAGCTGGGGGTGATGACGGCGGCCGATTTCGACCATGTCATCGGCACCAACCTGCGCAGCACCTTTCTCTGCGTCTCGGCCTGCCTGCCGGCGCTGAAGGCGGCGGGCAAGGGGCGCATCGTCGTGACCTCGTCGATCACGGGGCCGATCACCGGCTATCCCGGCTGGTCGCACTATGGCGCCTCCAAGGCCGGGCAACTGGGCTTCGTGCGCACCGCGGCGATCGAGCTGGCGCCCTATGGCATCACCATCAACGCGGTCATGCCGGGCAATATCAAGACCGAGGGGCTGGATGGCCTAGGCCCCGACTATTTCGCCAAGATGGAAGCCTCGATCCCCATGCGCCGCCTGGGCGGGGTCGAGGACATCGCCAATGCGGCGCTGTTCTTTGCGACCGATGAGGCCGGCTACATCACCGGCCAGAACCTGGTGATCGACGGCGGCCAGGTGCTGCCGGAGTCGATGATGGCCCTGGATGAAATGGACGCGGTATGA
- a CDS encoding TetR/AcrR family transcriptional regulator: MAKAIDLDMKKRPVQRRALATVDAIVEAASQLLVTMPYESVTTNRIADRAGVGIGSLYQYFPNKEAIVTQVVAAWVDEMVAEVGAALDASVQHEIAAAALAIVSTLFDVVDRHRAQVQLILEGIPFAAQIPAIQALPPTLLALSVRSYASVGNRMRFARPEAATFVIMVMARASIIEAVLHCPPHLKRRDVEETIADFIVRIMVGNATEGMPA; this comes from the coding sequence TTGGCCAAGGCCATCGATCTCGACATGAAAAAGCGCCCGGTCCAGCGCCGGGCCTTGGCGACGGTCGATGCGATCGTCGAAGCAGCGTCGCAATTGCTGGTGACCATGCCCTACGAGAGCGTCACCACCAACCGCATCGCCGACCGCGCCGGGGTGGGCATCGGCTCGCTCTACCAGTACTTCCCCAACAAGGAAGCGATCGTGACCCAGGTGGTTGCAGCCTGGGTCGACGAGATGGTGGCGGAGGTGGGCGCCGCCCTCGACGCCTCGGTCCAGCACGAGATCGCGGCGGCGGCCCTGGCCATCGTCTCGACCTTGTTCGATGTCGTCGATCGCCACCGGGCCCAGGTGCAGCTCATCCTGGAAGGGATTCCCTTCGCGGCCCAGATCCCGGCCATCCAGGCCTTGCCACCCACCTTGCTGGCCCTGTCCGTCCGCTCCTATGCCTCGGTGGGCAACCGCATGCGTTTCGCCCGGCCCGAGGCGGCGACCTTCGTGATCATGGTGATGGCCCGGGCCTCGATCATCGAAGCGGTGCTGCATTGCCCCCCTCACCTCAAGCGGCGCGATGTCGAAGAGACCATCGCCGATTTCATCGTCCGCATCATGGTCGGCAACGCCACCGAGGGGATGCCGGCCTAG
- a CDS encoding ABC transporter permease, translating to MATNTLRRFPGAGLTALAFFIFLYLPIIVLIGLSFNSGRSATIWEGFTFDWYYRVMDNPDILRAAQNSLVVATVATIFSTIVATAAALGMDRARFRGQNAITSLIAFPLIVPEIVTAVASLIFFISIGLSIGLFTVMLAHVVFCIPFAYLPIKARLDGMPPAYREAAADLYANEWRTFTRVTLPLLWPGVIAGAMLAFITSLDDFVITYFVAGPGASTLPIYIFTSLRIGISPEVNAISALMLVVSIAFVSLSAWLGRRSARSAD from the coding sequence ATGGCGACCAACACGCTGCGGCGGTTTCCCGGGGCCGGCCTGACCGCGCTGGCCTTTTTCATTTTCCTCTATTTGCCGATCATCGTGCTCATCGGCCTGTCGTTCAATTCGGGCCGTTCGGCGACGATCTGGGAAGGCTTCACCTTCGACTGGTATTACCGGGTGATGGACAATCCCGACATCCTGCGCGCGGCCCAGAATTCGCTGGTGGTCGCAACCGTCGCGACCATCTTCTCGACCATCGTCGCGACCGCGGCGGCACTGGGCATGGACCGCGCCCGCTTCAGGGGCCAGAACGCCATAACCTCGCTGATTGCCTTTCCGCTGATCGTGCCGGAAATCGTCACCGCGGTTGCGTCGCTGATCTTCTTCATCTCGATCGGCCTGTCGATCGGGTTGTTCACCGTCATGCTGGCCCATGTGGTGTTCTGCATCCCCTTCGCCTATCTGCCGATCAAGGCGCGGCTGGACGGCATGCCGCCGGCCTACCGCGAGGCCGCGGCCGATCTCTACGCCAATGAATGGCGAACCTTCACCCGGGTCACCCTGCCCTTGCTGTGGCCGGGCGTCATCGCCGGCGCCATGCTGGCCTTCATCACCAGCCTCGACGATTTCGTGATCACCTATTTCGTCGCCGGGCCGGGCGCGTCGACCCTGCCCATCTACATCTTCACCAGCCTGCGTATCGGCATCTCGCCCGAGGTCAACGCGATCTCGGCCCTGATGCTGGTTGTGTCCATCGCGTTCGTGTCGCTTTCGGCCTGGCTCGGCCGGCGTTCCGCGCGTTCGGCCGACTGA
- a CDS encoding histone deacetylase family protein, with product MKTIYTADHNLHHAAYELIGGQMTPAFECPRRAEIVLEQVTAAGLGPVIEPTRMGIAAAAKVHDPRFIAFLEQAWPAWLAEHGDSDALPMTWPARSLRQIEPDSIDGKLGFYSFDAGCALTRGSFTAITSAVEVALTGVDLIAAGERAAFSLCRPPGHHATADQMGGYCYLNNAAIAAQVLVEAGARVAILDVDYHHGNGTQAIFYGRPDVLFTSIHGHPRQEYPYFLGYADEHGAGQGEGANLNLPLVWGSAWDAYGPALDAACEKITAFGADTVVVSLGLDTFEEDPISKFKLKSPDYLRMGERIAGLGLKTLFIFEGGYAVEALGVNTANVLTGFEGA from the coding sequence ATGAAGACGATCTACACCGCCGACCACAATCTGCACCACGCCGCCTACGAGCTGATCGGCGGGCAGATGACCCCGGCCTTCGAATGCCCGCGCCGCGCCGAAATCGTGCTGGAGCAGGTGACGGCGGCCGGGCTGGGGCCAGTGATCGAGCCGACCCGCATGGGCATCGCCGCCGCGGCCAAGGTTCACGACCCGCGCTTCATCGCCTTTCTCGAGCAGGCCTGGCCGGCCTGGTTGGCGGAGCATGGCGACAGCGACGCCCTGCCCATGACCTGGCCCGCGCGCTCGCTGCGCCAGATCGAGCCCGACTCGATCGACGGCAAGCTGGGCTTCTACTCCTTCGATGCCGGCTGCGCCTTGACCCGCGGTTCGTTCACGGCGATCACCTCGGCGGTCGAGGTGGCGCTGACCGGGGTCGACCTGATTGCGGCCGGCGAACGGGCGGCCTTCTCCCTGTGCCGGCCGCCGGGCCATCATGCGACCGCAGACCAGATGGGCGGCTACTGCTACCTCAACAATGCGGCGATCGCGGCCCAGGTGCTGGTCGAGGCTGGCGCCCGGGTGGCGATCCTCGATGTCGACTATCATCACGGCAACGGCACCCAGGCGATCTTCTATGGCCGCCCCGACGTACTGTTCACTTCGATCCATGGCCACCCCCGGCAGGAGTATCCCTATTTCCTGGGCTATGCCGACGAGCACGGGGCCGGCCAGGGCGAGGGGGCGAACCTGAACCTGCCGCTGGTCTGGGGCTCGGCCTGGGATGCCTATGGCCCGGCGCTGGATGCCGCCTGCGAGAAGATCACTGCCTTCGGCGCCGACACGGTCGTGGTCTCCCTGGGCCTCGACACCTTCGAGGAAGACCCGATCTCGAAATTCAAGCTGAAGTCGCCCGACTATCTGCGCATGGGCGAGCGGATCGCCGGGCTGGGCCTCAAGACCCTGTTCATCTTCGAGGGCGGCTATGCGGTCGAGGCGCTGGGGGTCAATACGGCCAATGTGCTGACCGGTTTCGAGGGGGCCTGA
- a CDS encoding DUF1329 domain-containing protein, which produces MKAVAVTLAGLLALAVAGGAQAKVSQAEADRLDKDLTPLGGIRAGNADGSIPAWDGGLTAPPASYVPGKHMTNPYPDDKPKFTITGANAEQYKDKLTAGQLALLKLYATYKLPVYQTRRSCALPERVYEANKKNAVTATMTEDNNGLNDALLGNPFPIPKAGVEVIWNHRLHYRGFKFRRYFAGALVARDGSFDMVRGRDFGIIHYSGPGLTEVGDVSDIKQLKNIFVSYLNFITYPPKAAGAIVLVLDTINAKELPRQAWIYNPGTRRVLKAPDISYDNPAPQTDGLAPADTFDMYNGATDRYTFDLKPMREVYMGYNAYELNSPAHKYKELLIPNHLNQDFARYELHRAFVVDAKLKEGTRHIYGRRTFFVDEDGFNISLVDIYDTRGALWRVQDGPVLNYYEVPLCSSAVEISHDLQSGKYLVFGLKGEEKPSESKPSGIDNSMFTPDAIRRMGQQ; this is translated from the coding sequence ATGAAGGCGGTGGCGGTAACGCTGGCCGGGCTGTTGGCCTTGGCTGTCGCGGGCGGGGCACAGGCAAAGGTTTCACAGGCCGAGGCCGACCGGCTGGACAAGGACCTGACGCCCCTGGGCGGCATCCGCGCCGGCAATGCCGACGGCTCGATCCCGGCCTGGGACGGCGGCCTGACCGCGCCGCCGGCGAGTTACGTGCCGGGCAAGCACATGACCAATCCCTACCCGGACGACAAGCCGAAGTTCACCATCACCGGGGCCAATGCCGAGCAGTACAAAGACAAGCTGACCGCCGGGCAACTGGCCCTGCTGAAGCTCTATGCGACCTACAAGCTGCCGGTCTACCAGACCAGGCGCTCGTGCGCGCTGCCCGAGCGGGTCTACGAGGCCAACAAGAAGAACGCCGTCACGGCGACCATGACCGAGGACAACAACGGCCTGAACGATGCCCTGCTGGGCAACCCGTTCCCGATCCCCAAGGCCGGCGTCGAGGTGATCTGGAACCACCGGCTGCACTACCGCGGCTTCAAGTTCCGCCGCTATTTCGCCGGCGCCCTGGTGGCCCGCGACGGCAGCTTCGACATGGTGAGGGGGCGCGACTTCGGCATCATCCACTATTCGGGGCCGGGCCTGACCGAGGTGGGTGACGTCAGCGATATCAAGCAGCTCAAGAACATCTTCGTCTCCTACCTCAATTTCATCACCTATCCGCCCAAGGCGGCGGGTGCCATCGTGCTGGTGCTCGACACCATCAATGCCAAGGAACTGCCGCGCCAGGCCTGGATCTACAATCCCGGCACCCGCCGCGTGCTGAAGGCCCCGGACATCTCCTACGACAACCCGGCGCCGCAGACCGACGGCCTGGCCCCGGCCGACACCTTCGACATGTATAACGGCGCGACCGACCGCTACACCTTCGACCTGAAGCCGATGCGCGAGGTCTACATGGGTTACAACGCCTATGAGCTGAATTCGCCCGCGCACAAGTACAAGGAACTGCTTATCCCCAATCACCTGAACCAGGATTTTGCCCGCTACGAACTGCACCGGGCCTTCGTGGTCGATGCCAAGCTGAAAGAGGGGACACGCCACATCTACGGCCGGCGCACCTTCTTCGTCGACGAGGACGGCTTCAACATCTCGCTGGTCGACATCTACGACACGCGCGGCGCCTTGTGGCGGGTGCAGGACGGGCCGGTGCTGAACTACTACGAGGTGCCGCTCTGCTCGTCGGCGGTGGAAATCTCCCACGACCTGCAATCGGGCAAATACTTGGTGTTCGGCCTGAAGGGCGAGGAAAAGCCCAGCGAGAGCAAGCCCTCGGGCATCGACAATTCAATGTTCACGCCGGATGCGATCAGGCGCATGGGCCAGCAGTAA